A genomic segment from Garra rufa chromosome 5, GarRuf1.0, whole genome shotgun sequence encodes:
- the trafd1 gene encoding TRAF-type zinc finger domain-containing protein 1: MAEENTQFCSNCKHDIPEANFTTHEIHCRRNIALCEVCQEPFPHAELVQHKEMEHTEEQCKCGLKIEKRFMEVHQRSECSHRLVPCQFCDLEVASFQSKEHEDYCGTRTEPCPVCKCNVMLREQHIHPALCGSLTPPQERQSSRAGAQSPGAWFETHSIHNLIHNNNSPGAADRRGPPRPLEDRLHNSTRGTVRGGTRRNTETRNNDFAYLLDQETELGNNNNSLLWSLGQLPDYESSSLDYMLALSLQSEGDLEDPRQEGVWTDVWDRRLGRTPAHSNLISQLSSNTNNNCTAAPPKTNPTTAHSSSSNIMLPCEFCEELFPEEDLILHQTGCSPASAIASFSKQAPSLQYEEIITQEASHVIPPRTPSPPTLPLSVSPLSYSSSSSPIEGDVLIPCEFCGVALEEDVLFHHQDKCDVRPHTAYSIDGLSPRKPNHATKEAHERRSPERQRRVRHQADPDEEHVQETAQGWQKGTSGLDQWLSSSYSYTKNTNAEQQVKSRNQRRRAAEPNTYLNDSLKPRSTTTLGPPHSGRLEGQRSDKNTETPKVPKNHNVEKEEE; the protein is encoded by the exons ATGGCCGAGGAAAATACCCAATTTTGCAGTAACTg CAAGCATGACATTCCAGAAGCCAACTTTACAACACACGAGATCCACTGCCGGCGGAATATTGCTCTTTGCGAGGTGTGCCAGGAGCCTTTTCCTCATGCTGAGCTTGTGCAGCACAAAGAGATGGAACATACAGAG GAACAGTGCAAATGTGGATTAAAGATCGAGAAAAGGTTCATGGAGGTCCACCAG AGGTCAGAGTGCAGTCATCGACTGGTCCCATGTCAGTTCTGTGATCTGGAGGTGGCCTCCTTTCAGTCTAAAGAGCATGAGGATTACTGTGGGACCCGCACCGAGCCCTGCCCCGTCTGCAAGTGTAACGTTATGCTGAGAGAACAACACATCCATCCAGCCCTGTGCGGAAGTCTGACTCCACCTCAGGAGAGGCAGAGTAGTAGGGCAGGAGCCCAGTCTCCTGGAGCATGGTTTGAGACACATTCAATCCATAACCTAATACACAATAATAACAGCCCAGGGGCAGCAGACCGCAGGGGCCCACCACGACCCTTGGAGGACAGACTACACAACAGCACCAGAGGAACAGTGAGGGGAGGAACCAGGAGAAACACAGAGACAAGGAACAATGATTTTGCTTATT TGCTGGATCAGGAAACGGAGCTGgggaacaacaacaacagcctgCTGTGGTCTCTGGGACAACTGCCAGACTATGAGTCCTCCAGTCTGGACTACATGCTGGCCCTCAGCCTGCAGAGTGAAGGTGACTTGGAGGACCCCCGTCAGGAGGGCGTGTGGACTGATGTGTGGGACCGTCGCCTGGGAAGGACACCAGCCCACAGCAATCTCATCTCCCAGCTGTCCTCCAACACTAACAACAACTGCACTGCGGCCCCCCCTAAAACCAACCCGACCACGGCCCACAGCTCCTCCTCAAACATCATGCTGCCTTGTGAGTTCTGCGAAGAGCTCTTTCCAGAGGAAGACCTTATCTTACACCAG ACTGGCTGCAGCCCAGCTTCTGCTATAGCTTCCTTCAGTAAACAAGCTCCTTCTCTTCAATATGAAGAAATCATCACTCAAGAGGCTAGTCATGTCATTCCTCCCCGCACACCCAGTCCACCCACCCTGCCCCTCTCCGTTTCACCGCTCTCCTACAGTTCCTCCTCCAGCCCCATCGAGGGCGACGTGCTCATTCCTTGTGAGTTCTGTGGTGTTGCCTTGGAAGAGGATGTGCTCTTTCACCATCAG GACAAGTGTGACGTCCGCCCCCATACAGCTTATTCAATCGACGGATTGTCTCCACGGAAACCAAACCACGCCACCAAAGAGGCCCACGAGAGGAGATCTCCTGAGAGGCAGAGACGGGTGAGACATCAAG CCGACCCAGATGAGGAGCACGTGCAGGAGACAGCTCAGGGGTGGCAGAAAGGCACCTCAGGTTTGGACCAGTGGCTGTCTTCATCCTACAGTTACACTAAGAACACAAATGCTGAGCAGCAGGTGAAGAGCAGGAACCAAAGGCGCAGAGCAGCAGAACCGAACACGTACCTCAATGACAGCCTCAAGCCACGTTCCACAACCACTTTGGG ACCTCCACACAGTGGAAGACTGGAAGGTCAAAGGAGTGATAAAAACACTGAGACACCAAAG GTGCCTAAAAATCATAATGTTGAAAAAGAGGAGGAGTAG
- the LOC141335470 gene encoding corticosteroid-binding globulin-like produces the protein MERSIIYLWICAFAVVHGNQETSPQPPISDKLPSLIKMNNDFAFHLYKKLVEMPDYQSKNIFFSPFSVSMALSELSLGTGGETKEQLLSGIGHNSSVFSTEEMHEMFHSLLEDIDKRTGVDIDVGSALYASDKSKPHPKFLENLKEFYHSDGFTVDFGAAGTLDQINTYVKEKTNGKIDKTVDSLDPNTFMILLTYIYFKGKWDMPFNPNKTQEDRFHVDNETTVLVQMMHQNELLKVYYDAELSTKVLCLDYNDSFSMFLAVPDEKKDQTINDLEKAISRQHIEKWKGAVQKRKLDIYVPKMSLKTDYTLNDILKGMGMTDMFTHKANLSGITEENVHVSEVLHKATLDVDEEGTTAAAVTAIVIERAFVPMDFRFDRPFMVFIIDQKNDHILFLGKVVNPAAK, from the exons ATGGAAAGGAGCATCATATATTTGTGGATTTGTGCTTTTGCAGTAGTTCATGGGAATCAAGAGACTTCTCCACAACCTCCCATCAGCGATAAACTCCCATCATTGATAAAGATGAACAATGATTTTGCTTTTCACCTGTACAAGAAGCTTGTAGAAATGCCCGATTATCAGTCCAAAAATATCTTCTTCTCTCCCTTCAGTGTGTCCATGGCTCTTTCTGAGCTGTCTTTAGGAACTGGTGGTGAAACCAAAGAGCAGCTTCTCAGTGGCATCGGCCATAACAGCTCAGTCTTCAGCACTGAAGAAATGCATGAGATGTTCCACAGTCTCCTGGAAGACATCGACAAGAGGACAGGGGTTGACATCGATGTCGGCAGTGCTCTATATGCAAGCGACAAATCCAAGCCTCATCCTAAGTTCCTGGAGAACTTGAAGGAGTTTTACCACTCTGATGGCTTTACTGTGGATTTCGGGGCTGCGGGAACATTAGATCAAATTAATAcatatgtaaaagaaaaaacaaatggGAAAATAGATAAAACTGTTGATTCTCTAGATCCCAATACTTTCATGATCCTTCTAACCTACATATATTTTAAAG GGAAATGGGACATGCCATTTAACCCAAACAAAACCCAAGAGGATAGATTTCATGTCGACAATGAGACCACCGTTCTAGTACAAATGATGCACCAAAACGAACTCCTCAAAGTTTATTATGATGCTGAACTCTCTACTAAAGTCCTCTGTCTAGACTACAACGACTCTTTCTCTATGTTTCTGGCTGTACCAGATGAAAAAAAAGATCAGACCATTAACGATCTGGAGAAGGCCATCTCTAGACAGCATATTGAAAAGTGGAAAGGAGCTGTCCAgaaaag AAAACTTGACATCTATGTACCCAAGATGTCTCTAAAAACAGACTATACCCTAAATGATATTTTGAAGGGAATGGGAATGACGGACATGTTTACACATAAAGCTAACTTGTCAGGAATTACGGAAGAAAATGTCCATGTTTCAGAG GTTTTGCATAAAGCCACCCTGGATGTAGATGAGGAAGGAACCACCGCAGCAGCAGTGACCGCAATTGTAATTGAACGTGCTTTTGTACCAATGGATTTCCGATTTGACCGTCCATTCATGGTCTTCATCATCGACCAAAAAAATGACCACATCCTCTTCCTAGGAAAAGTTGTCAACCCGGCAGCGAAGTGA